A single genomic interval of Microbacterium sp. zg-Y1090 harbors:
- a CDS encoding HAD-IC family P-type ATPase → MDDGDPGLTAQEVQQRIAAGQTNAYRQQASRSAWSIIRANVFTLFNGLVLGCFTLLLVIGRWQDALFGLSALANTVIGSVQEFRAKAALDRLALLNAADARVHRDGEETTIAVADVVLDDVLVLRAGDEIPADAEVSEARDLQVDESLLTGESEPVDKGPGDRVLSGSVVVEGSGLARVDRVGAESFAHSLTAQAKRFSLVASELRSSIDRVLRWVTWIIFPVALLVLNAQMDVQGGWAEAWRTGAWREAATSSIAAVIAMIPLGLVLMTSIAFAVGAVRLAGRQVLVQELAAVEGLARVDVICLDKTGTLTQGDVVFDAAHELADVAGWKQVLAWFAADPAANATARSLAPAFPDPPRTPPIATVPFSSARKWSAVTFDDGMWVMGAPELVFPGAAPAASPVAHMASRAAVLAAQGRRTLVLARGTPTGGETVPGDAVPVALLTFRERIRPDAAQTLAYFAAQDVAVRIISGDNPQTVAAIARDVGLHAPHGFDARELPDDDAALARVLEENVVFGRVTPDQKQRMVVALKSAGHTVAMTGDGVNDALAIKEADIGVAMNSGSAATKAVARLVLLDGKFSHLPSVVAEGRQVIANIERVSMLFLTKTAYATVLAITFGVLFLPFPFLPRQLSLTDGLTIGIPAFFLALIPNTRRYVPGFLRRSLSFAVPAGVVVAAGIAVYARVLDGRGVPEVEVRAGATLVLGMLGLWILAVLARPLTFVTVGIVAAMIGGLALMYLVPISRDFFELVALSPTTVTAVAVTVGVGAVLIAVVRLVQRRVLESPRVADSLHE, encoded by the coding sequence ATGGATGATGGCGACCCGGGCCTCACCGCGCAGGAGGTCCAGCAGCGCATCGCCGCTGGTCAGACCAACGCCTACCGGCAGCAGGCCAGTCGCAGCGCGTGGAGCATCATCCGCGCCAACGTCTTCACCCTCTTCAACGGACTCGTCCTGGGCTGTTTCACCCTGCTGCTCGTGATCGGCCGATGGCAGGACGCCCTGTTCGGCTTGAGTGCCCTGGCGAACACCGTGATCGGCAGCGTGCAGGAGTTCCGTGCGAAGGCGGCGCTTGACCGGCTCGCGCTGCTCAACGCCGCCGACGCGCGCGTGCACCGCGACGGCGAGGAGACGACGATCGCCGTCGCCGACGTCGTGCTCGACGACGTGCTGGTGCTGCGAGCGGGCGACGAGATCCCCGCCGACGCGGAGGTGTCCGAGGCGCGCGACCTGCAGGTGGACGAGTCGCTGCTGACCGGCGAGTCCGAGCCCGTCGACAAGGGCCCGGGCGACCGGGTGCTGTCGGGCTCGGTCGTGGTCGAGGGGTCCGGCCTGGCGCGCGTCGACCGGGTGGGCGCGGAGTCGTTCGCCCACTCGCTGACCGCGCAGGCGAAGCGATTCTCCCTCGTGGCATCCGAGTTGCGTTCGTCGATCGACCGGGTGCTGCGGTGGGTGACGTGGATCATCTTCCCGGTTGCCCTGCTCGTGCTCAACGCGCAGATGGACGTGCAGGGCGGCTGGGCGGAGGCGTGGCGAACCGGCGCGTGGCGCGAGGCGGCGACCTCGTCGATCGCGGCGGTCATCGCGATGATTCCGCTCGGGCTGGTGCTCATGACGAGCATCGCCTTCGCGGTCGGCGCGGTGCGGCTGGCCGGGCGCCAGGTGCTCGTGCAGGAGCTCGCCGCGGTGGAGGGGCTTGCCCGCGTCGACGTCATTTGCCTCGACAAGACCGGCACGCTCACCCAGGGCGACGTCGTGTTCGACGCGGCGCACGAACTCGCCGACGTCGCCGGATGGAAGCAGGTGCTCGCCTGGTTCGCCGCCGACCCTGCCGCCAACGCGACCGCGCGCAGCCTCGCCCCGGCCTTTCCCGACCCGCCCCGGACACCGCCGATCGCCACCGTGCCCTTCTCGTCGGCCCGCAAGTGGAGCGCCGTCACCTTCGACGACGGCATGTGGGTGATGGGCGCGCCCGAGCTGGTCTTCCCCGGCGCCGCGCCGGCCGCCTCGCCGGTCGCCCATATGGCGAGCCGGGCCGCCGTGCTGGCCGCGCAGGGGCGCCGCACCCTCGTGCTCGCGCGCGGCACCCCGACTGGCGGTGAGACGGTGCCCGGCGACGCGGTTCCCGTGGCGCTGCTGACCTTCCGCGAGCGCATCCGGCCGGATGCCGCGCAGACGCTGGCCTACTTCGCCGCGCAGGACGTCGCGGTGCGCATCATCTCCGGCGACAACCCGCAAACCGTCGCCGCCATCGCGCGTGACGTAGGGCTCCATGCCCCGCACGGTTTCGATGCCCGCGAACTCCCCGACGACGACGCGGCGCTCGCCCGTGTGCTGGAGGAGAACGTGGTGTTCGGGCGGGTCACCCCGGATCAGAAGCAGCGCATGGTGGTCGCACTGAAGTCGGCGGGCCACACCGTCGCGATGACCGGCGACGGGGTCAACGACGCCCTCGCCATCAAAGAGGCCGATATCGGCGTCGCGATGAACTCCGGCTCCGCCGCCACCAAGGCCGTCGCGCGCCTCGTGCTGCTGGACGGGAAGTTCTCGCACCTGCCGTCGGTGGTCGCCGAGGGTCGGCAGGTCATCGCGAACATCGAGCGGGTGTCGATGCTGTTCCTCACCAAGACCGCCTACGCCACGGTGCTCGCGATCACGTTCGGGGTGCTGTTCCTCCCCTTCCCGTTCCTCCCCCGGCAGCTGTCGCTGACCGACGGGCTGACGATCGGCATCCCGGCGTTCTTCCTCGCGCTCATCCCGAACACGCGCCGCTACGTCCCCGGGTTCCTGCGGCGGTCGCTGTCGTTCGCCGTGCCGGCGGGCGTGGTCGTCGCGGCGGGCATCGCCGTATACGCGCGCGTGCTCGACGGCAGAGGCGTCCCCGAGGTCGAGGTGCGCGCCGGCGCGACGCTCGTGCTCGGCATGCTGGGGCTCTGGATCCTCGCCGTGCTGGCGCGACCGCTCACGTTCGTCACGGTGGGCATCGTCGCCGCCATGATCGGCGGCCTGGCGCTCATGTACCTGGTGCCGATCTCGCGCGACTTCTTCGAACTCGTCGCGCTCAGCCCCACGACGGTGACGGCGGTGGCCGTCACCGTCGGCGTCGGCGCCGTGCTCATCGCGGTGGTGCGCCTCGTGCAGCGCCGTGTGCTCGAGAGCCCTCGCGTAGCGGATAGTCTCCACGAGTGA
- a CDS encoding ABC transporter substrate-binding protein, with protein MSVSTRSARRLARVIGAGLAVTLGATLAACAAGDSGPTEIRFHLSKPEAIPYFRELISEYNASQDDARVVFDTSSNLQAGFLRGNPPDLGLLNYNMEMARFMERGALSDLSDMPEADRILPEVQDLVDQYATYPGRTSVLPYSVMAASVIYNKEIFEQQGLEVPQTWDELRAVCDQLLDAGITPFYATFKDPWTVGQGWFDYTVGGSVDVADFFDQMNELGTEVGPDSEVSFATTLAEPVERMTELTSTYVNPDAASRAYGDGNLAFANGEAAMYLQGPWAFGEIDKTNDQLQLGTFPLPMTDDPDDLRVRVNIDLAAWIPEASAHKEEARDFLSYLFQKDVMDEYNAAFLGYGTTTDAAPVTDERIIGMKEYYDSARFYQGPSKAIPLTIPTDNYMQGIVTGADAQNMLRTLDADWARLALRQ; from the coding sequence ATGTCTGTTTCCACACGATCGGCGAGGCGCCTCGCGCGCGTGATCGGCGCGGGCCTTGCGGTGACGCTCGGAGCCACGCTGGCGGCGTGCGCCGCCGGCGACAGCGGCCCCACCGAGATCCGCTTCCACCTGAGCAAGCCTGAGGCGATCCCGTACTTCCGCGAGCTCATCTCGGAGTACAACGCCTCGCAAGACGACGCGCGCGTCGTCTTCGATACCTCGTCCAACCTGCAGGCCGGGTTCCTGCGGGGCAACCCGCCCGACCTCGGGCTGCTCAACTACAACATGGAGATGGCCCGCTTCATGGAGCGCGGCGCCCTCAGCGACTTGAGCGACATGCCCGAGGCCGACCGCATCCTCCCCGAGGTGCAGGACCTCGTCGACCAGTACGCCACCTACCCCGGACGCACGAGCGTGCTGCCGTATTCGGTGATGGCGGCATCCGTCATCTACAACAAGGAGATCTTCGAGCAGCAGGGGCTCGAGGTGCCGCAGACGTGGGACGAGCTGCGAGCGGTCTGCGACCAGTTGCTGGATGCCGGCATCACGCCCTTCTACGCGACGTTCAAGGATCCGTGGACGGTGGGACAGGGCTGGTTCGACTACACGGTGGGCGGTTCCGTCGACGTCGCGGACTTCTTCGACCAGATGAACGAGCTGGGAACCGAGGTCGGGCCCGACTCCGAGGTGTCGTTCGCGACGACGCTCGCGGAGCCCGTCGAGCGGATGACCGAGCTGACCTCCACGTACGTCAACCCGGATGCCGCCAGTCGCGCGTATGGCGACGGCAACCTCGCCTTCGCGAACGGGGAGGCGGCGATGTACCTGCAGGGGCCGTGGGCGTTCGGGGAGATCGACAAGACCAACGACCAGCTGCAACTGGGCACGTTTCCGCTGCCCATGACCGACGATCCCGACGACCTGCGGGTGCGCGTCAACATCGACCTGGCGGCGTGGATCCCCGAGGCATCCGCCCACAAGGAGGAGGCACGCGACTTCCTGAGCTACCTGTTCCAGAAGGACGTGATGGACGAGTACAACGCGGCGTTCCTCGGGTACGGCACCACCACCGACGCGGCGCCGGTGACCGACGAGCGGATCATCGGGATGAAGGAGTACTACGACTCCGCGCGGTTCTACCAGGGGCCATCGAAGGCGATCCCGCTGACCATCCCGACCGACAACTACATGCAGGGCATCGTGACCGGAGCAGATGCGCAGAACATGCTGCGCACGCTGGACGCCGATTGGGCCCGACTGGCGCTGCGCCAGTAG
- a CDS encoding phosphotransferase encodes MEEQTLAGGNASGNGVVRVGDTVRKPWTASTPSVTRYVEALRAVGVDAPAPLGRDEQGRQMQEFVPGRLAIEVGPLSPAELHRVGALVRAIHDASAGYTPEPGAVWQTAIPAPGDDLVCHNDLAPWNLLIGERWVFIDWDAAAPSTRLWDLAYAAQSFTLNDPDRTPEESARDLAAFVDGYGADARLRSDLPAEMARRTAAMYDLLQSSHRTGAEPWASMFTAGHGEHWHAVIPYVQTHEDVWSAALAAG; translated from the coding sequence ATCGAAGAGCAGACCCTCGCCGGCGGAAACGCGAGCGGCAACGGCGTGGTGCGGGTGGGTGACACCGTTCGCAAGCCGTGGACGGCGTCGACCCCGAGCGTCACCCGGTACGTCGAGGCGCTGCGCGCAGTCGGCGTGGATGCGCCCGCGCCGCTCGGCCGCGACGAGCAGGGGCGACAGATGCAGGAGTTCGTGCCTGGCCGGCTCGCGATCGAGGTCGGCCCGCTCTCCCCTGCCGAGCTGCACCGGGTCGGCGCGCTCGTCCGCGCCATCCACGACGCGAGCGCCGGCTATACGCCCGAGCCCGGTGCGGTCTGGCAGACGGCGATCCCTGCGCCCGGCGACGACCTCGTGTGCCACAACGATCTCGCCCCCTGGAATCTGCTCATCGGCGAGCGATGGGTGTTCATCGACTGGGATGCCGCCGCGCCCAGCACCCGGCTGTGGGACCTCGCCTACGCCGCCCAGTCGTTCACCCTGAACGACCCGGACCGTACGCCGGAGGAGTCGGCGCGCGATCTGGCCGCCTTCGTGGACGGATACGGCGCGGACGCACGACTGCGCAGCGACCTGCCCGCGGAGATGGCCCGACGCACCGCCGCGATGTACGACCTGCTGCAGTCGTCGCACCGCACGGGCGCGGAGCCGTGGGCATCGATGTTCACGGCCGGGCACGGCGAACACTGGCACGCGGTCATCCCGTACGTGCAGACGCACGAAGACGTCTGGTCCGCCGCCCTCGCCGCCGGCTGA